The proteins below are encoded in one region of Tessaracoccus aquimaris:
- the carA gene encoding glutamine-hydrolyzing carbamoyl-phosphate synthase small subunit, with translation MSSRPALLVLEDGRVFRGQSFGAEGETFGELVFSTGMSGYQETLTDPSYRGQVVLMTAPHIGNTGWNDEDGESGRIWVQGFIVRDPAPRPSNWRSRRPLDEELRDQGIVGISDIDTRALTRHVRDRGVMRVGISTDTLDPQALLAKVNEQPLMAGADLVGDVTTKTHYVVPAQGEKRATVVAVDLGIKSMTPTQLAARGLEVHVVPAHTTFEQLMEYQPDGVFFSNGPGDPATATGPISVLREVLEAGLPYFGICFGNQLFGRALGLDTYKLKFGHRGINQPVVDRTTGKVEITAHNHGFAVQAPLDKATSTEFGDVTVSHVCLNDDVVEGLELRRDGDLVAFSVQYHPEAAAGPHDANYLFDRFADVLSAGKEA, from the coding sequence ATGAGTTCCCGTCCTGCATTGTTGGTTTTGGAGGATGGGCGCGTATTTCGTGGCCAGTCCTTCGGCGCCGAGGGGGAGACCTTCGGTGAGCTGGTCTTCTCGACCGGCATGTCCGGCTACCAGGAGACGCTGACCGACCCCAGCTACCGCGGGCAGGTCGTCCTCATGACCGCGCCGCACATCGGCAACACCGGCTGGAACGACGAGGACGGCGAGTCCGGCCGCATCTGGGTGCAGGGCTTCATCGTCCGCGACCCCGCGCCCCGCCCCTCCAACTGGCGCTCCCGCAGGCCGCTCGACGAGGAACTGCGCGACCAGGGCATCGTGGGCATCTCCGACATCGACACCAGGGCGCTGACCCGCCACGTCCGCGACCGCGGCGTGATGCGCGTCGGCATCTCCACCGACACCCTTGATCCGCAGGCTCTGCTGGCGAAGGTCAACGAGCAGCCGTTGATGGCGGGCGCCGACCTGGTCGGCGACGTCACCACCAAGACGCACTACGTCGTGCCCGCCCAAGGCGAGAAGCGCGCGACGGTGGTCGCGGTCGACCTCGGTATCAAGTCCATGACGCCCACCCAGCTCGCGGCCCGCGGGCTCGAGGTGCACGTCGTGCCTGCGCACACCACCTTCGAGCAGCTGATGGAGTACCAGCCCGACGGCGTGTTCTTCAGCAACGGCCCGGGCGACCCCGCCACGGCGACCGGCCCCATCTCCGTGCTGCGCGAGGTGCTCGAGGCGGGCCTGCCCTACTTCGGCATCTGCTTCGGCAACCAACTCTTCGGCCGCGCGCTCGGTCTCGACACCTACAAGCTGAAGTTCGGCCACCGCGGCATCAACCAGCCCGTGGTCGACCGCACCACCGGCAAGGTCGAGATCACGGCCCACAACCACGGCTTCGCCGTCCAGGCGCCGCTCGACAAGGCGACAAGCACCGAGTTCGGCGACGTCACCGTCAGCCACGTGTGCCTCAACGACGACGTCGTGGAGGGCCTCGAACTTCGCCGCGACGGAGACCTGGTGGCCTTCTCGGTGCAGTACCACCCGGAGGCGGCAGCGGGACCCCACGACGCCAACTACCTGTTCGACCGCTTCGCCGACGTCCTGTCGGCCGGGAAGGAAGCCTGA
- the nusB gene encoding transcription antitermination factor NusB, translating to MADVKPHYSSQTKARKAALDILFMADQRDASVSETFAEQRTLSGNTVRELTTDIVLGVAEHQMEIDQRIAESTTMNWPLERMPCVDRNLARIAIYELDYTETPPSAVISEAVRLAGDLSTDESPAFLNGLLSKALAAKPTTN from the coding sequence ATGGCTGACGTCAAGCCCCACTACAGCTCGCAGACCAAGGCCCGCAAGGCCGCCCTTGACATCTTGTTCATGGCGGACCAACGCGACGCCTCGGTCAGTGAGACGTTCGCCGAGCAGCGCACGCTTTCCGGCAATACTGTGCGCGAACTGACCACCGACATCGTGCTCGGCGTCGCGGAGCACCAGATGGAGATCGACCAGCGCATCGCAGAATCGACGACCATGAACTGGCCGTTGGAGCGGATGCCCTGCGTCGACCGCAACCTGGCGCGCATCGCGATCTACGAGCTCGACTACACCGAGACCCCGCCGTCCGCAGTGATCTCCGAGGCGGTCCGCCTTGCGGGCGACCTCTCGACGGACGAATCCCCGGCATTCCTGAACGGACTGCTGTCAAAGGCCCTGGCGGCAAAGCCGACAACGAACTGA
- the efp gene encoding elongation factor P: MASTNDLKNGMVLDLDGQLWQVLWFQHHKPGKGNTVVRSKLKHVLTGKIIDKTFNSDTKVDTATVDRREMQYLYMDGDDYVFMDNTTFDQFMISADIVGDAKDYMLENQNAIVATHEGTPLFIELPASVELEVTYTEPGLQGDRSTGGTKPATLETGKEIQVPLFITTGERIKVDTREGGSYLGRVSS, translated from the coding sequence ATGGCGTCAACCAACGATCTGAAGAACGGCATGGTTCTCGATCTCGATGGACAGCTTTGGCAGGTTCTGTGGTTCCAGCACCACAAGCCGGGCAAGGGCAACACCGTCGTGCGCTCCAAGCTCAAGCACGTGCTGACCGGCAAGATCATCGACAAGACGTTCAACTCCGACACCAAGGTCGACACCGCGACCGTCGACCGTCGCGAGATGCAGTACCTGTACATGGACGGCGACGACTACGTCTTCATGGACAACACCACCTTCGACCAGTTCATGATCTCCGCAGACATCGTCGGCGATGCCAAGGACTACATGCTGGAGAACCAGAACGCCATCGTCGCCACCCACGAGGGCACCCCGCTGTTCATTGAGCTCCCGGCATCGGTCGAGCTCGAGGTCACCTACACCGAGCCCGGCCTGCAGGGCGACCGCTCCACCGGCGGCACCAAGCCCGCCACGCTGGAGACCGGCAAGGAGATCCAGGTTCCCCTGTTCATCACCACCGGCGAGCGCATCAAGGTCGACACCCGCGAGGGCGGCTCCTACCTGGGACGCGTCTCCAGCTAA
- a CDS encoding sensor domain-containing protein produces MLMRMKDKGTPKRRFGQAITDNVWLAWYAFREAIALGWLPLGLILGVLGLDSAPLFSALRENAERQRRLASRVLDRPLSAPPFTARRVAGIEEVVAQLRDPETLADIRWHLTNPLLSAIGLSVQLACMIAGVVYMVQGAVGFVDYLPYATNYLAGLAFGTVLLISTLPLARVNQLTTARRAAFQLADAPDRPL; encoded by the coding sequence ATGCTGATGCGTATGAAAGACAAGGGCACACCGAAGCGCAGGTTCGGTCAGGCGATCACCGACAACGTCTGGCTTGCCTGGTATGCCTTTCGCGAGGCGATCGCCCTCGGATGGCTACCGTTGGGACTGATTCTCGGCGTGCTTGGCCTCGACTCGGCACCGCTGTTCTCGGCACTGCGCGAGAATGCCGAGCGCCAGCGACGACTGGCGTCCCGCGTCCTCGACCGCCCGCTATCCGCGCCGCCGTTCACCGCTCGTCGAGTCGCAGGCATAGAGGAAGTGGTCGCCCAGCTTCGCGACCCCGAGACGCTGGCCGACATCCGGTGGCACCTCACGAATCCACTCCTGAGCGCCATCGGCCTCTCCGTTCAGTTGGCCTGCATGATCGCTGGTGTCGTGTACATGGTGCAGGGAGCCGTCGGGTTTGTGGACTACCTCCCGTACGCCACCAACTACCTAGCGGGGCTTGCCTTCGGCACAGTTCTCCTCATATCGACGCTTCCCCTGGCACGCGTCAACCAGTTGACGACAGCGCGTCGGGCAGCCTTCCAACTCGCCGATGCCCCGGACAGACCGCTCTAG
- a CDS encoding sensor histidine kinase: MTTTRRSALELQEAEIRRIERDLHDGAQARIVTMGMTLTQVERLLEIDPEGARLLLATAKSDSSAALQDLRGLVRGIRPPVLADRGLVAAARALAASSPIDMRVEASDSFRLIAPLESALYFTIAELVTNAAKHSGASEIVIDLEDESDWAVARVTDNGIGGVVEGPFGGIAGSAPGSPRSTATSTSSPRRRPDRRDRPRPSPRVAVAWLGR, translated from the coding sequence TTGACCACGACCCGGCGTTCGGCGCTGGAACTGCAGGAGGCTGAGATCCGCCGCATCGAGCGCGATCTCCACGACGGCGCCCAGGCGCGCATCGTCACCATGGGGATGACGCTGACGCAGGTGGAACGGCTGTTGGAGATCGACCCTGAGGGCGCGAGGCTGTTGCTCGCGACAGCCAAGAGCGACTCATCCGCGGCTCTGCAGGACCTCCGTGGGCTGGTGCGGGGCATCCGACCTCCGGTCCTTGCCGACCGGGGCCTTGTCGCGGCGGCAAGGGCGCTCGCGGCGTCGTCTCCGATCGACATGCGGGTCGAGGCGTCGGATTCGTTTCGCCTGATCGCCCCCTTGGAGTCGGCGCTGTACTTCACGATCGCCGAACTGGTCACGAACGCGGCAAAGCACTCCGGGGCGTCGGAGATCGTCATCGATCTGGAGGACGAGAGCGACTGGGCGGTCGCCCGGGTCACGGACAACGGCATCGGGGGTGTGGTTGAGGGACCGTTCGGGGGCATCGCGGGATCCGCGCCCGGCTCGCCCCGTTCGACGGCCACCTCGACGTCATCTCCCCGTCGGCGGCCCGACCGTCGTGACCGCCCGCGTCCCTCGCCCCGTGTAGCGGTGGCCTGGTTAGGGCGTTGA
- a CDS encoding response regulator transcription factor, which translates to MRIFLAEDQFLLRQGLERLLASNGVEVVGSVAEAGEIVPGVLETQPDVALLDIRMPPTNTDEGIRAALELRRARRGFPVLLLSQYVEHLYLDELLGDGAGAIGYLLKDRVFDDVSFVAALRTVASGGTVIDPEVITTLMQRKVLADRLSALTPRETEVLELMARGEANAAMAERLVVTEKAIQKHINSIFAKLGLSEEPNSSRRVLAVLAFLRAG; encoded by the coding sequence ATGCGAATCTTCCTGGCCGAGGACCAGTTCCTGCTCCGGCAGGGCCTCGAACGACTGCTCGCCTCCAACGGCGTCGAGGTCGTCGGCAGCGTCGCCGAGGCGGGGGAGATCGTCCCCGGCGTGCTGGAAACGCAGCCCGACGTGGCGCTCCTCGACATCCGGATGCCGCCCACCAACACCGACGAGGGGATCAGGGCCGCGCTCGAACTGCGGAGGGCGCGACGCGGGTTCCCGGTGCTACTGCTCAGCCAGTACGTCGAGCACCTCTACCTCGACGAGTTGCTCGGGGACGGCGCCGGAGCAATCGGCTACCTGCTGAAGGACCGCGTCTTCGACGACGTCAGCTTCGTCGCAGCGCTGCGCACGGTCGCCTCGGGCGGGACGGTGATCGACCCGGAGGTCATCACGACGCTGATGCAGCGCAAGGTGCTCGCGGACAGGCTGTCCGCGTTGACGCCGCGCGAGACGGAGGTGCTCGAACTGATGGCGCGGGGCGAGGCCAACGCCGCCATGGCCGAGCGACTCGTCGTCACCGAGAAGGCCATCCAGAAACACATCAACTCGATCTTCGCGAAGTTGGGCCTGAGCGAGGAGCCGAACTCCTCGCGCCGCGTCCTGGCCGTCCTCGCCTTCCTGCGCGCCGGCTAA
- a CDS encoding RtcB family protein, with protein sequence MEHLTKRLVSWASILDEQTLDQARTASTLPFIYPHLALMPDAHLGKGATVGSVIPTLGAIIPAAVGVDIGCGMIAVRTQFTKAQVAAVDLAALRVAIERAIPLSAGHHNARVLPSAEPRIQELESLAERSGLDPAGYAGNWRLQLGSLGSGNHFIEVTADENDAVWLFLHSGSRGIGNKIAGHHIQVAQRLAKQWWIELPDPDLAYLVEGTAEFTRYIAELRWAQHFALLNRDEMMDRVVARMAAAMGEGVQELERVNCHHNFTERERHFGKDVWVSRKGAIKADEGLAGLIPGSMGTASYVVSGLGNPVSLNSAPHGAGRAFSRSQARRTFTREQLRESMRGIEYRDTDAFIDEIPAAYKPIDQVMADSAGLVEIRHTLHQLVNVKGD encoded by the coding sequence ATGGAACACCTCACCAAACGGCTCGTCTCATGGGCAAGCATCCTGGACGAGCAGACGCTCGACCAGGCGCGCACCGCCTCGACGCTGCCGTTCATCTACCCGCATCTGGCGCTGATGCCCGACGCCCACCTGGGCAAGGGCGCGACCGTCGGATCGGTCATCCCGACGCTCGGGGCGATCATCCCCGCGGCGGTCGGAGTCGACATCGGCTGCGGCATGATCGCAGTGCGGACGCAGTTCACCAAGGCACAGGTGGCCGCCGTCGATCTCGCCGCGCTGCGGGTCGCGATCGAACGCGCGATCCCGCTGTCGGCGGGGCACCACAACGCGCGGGTGCTGCCGAGCGCCGAGCCGCGCATCCAGGAACTGGAGTCGCTTGCGGAGCGCTCCGGCCTCGACCCGGCAGGCTACGCGGGCAACTGGCGCCTCCAGCTCGGCTCGCTCGGCTCCGGGAACCACTTCATCGAGGTGACGGCTGACGAGAACGACGCGGTCTGGCTGTTCCTGCACTCAGGCTCCCGCGGTATCGGGAACAAGATCGCCGGGCATCACATCCAGGTGGCGCAGCGGCTCGCGAAGCAGTGGTGGATCGAGTTGCCAGACCCGGACCTGGCCTACCTCGTCGAGGGCACGGCCGAGTTCACCCGCTACATCGCCGAGCTGAGGTGGGCCCAGCACTTCGCGCTGCTGAACCGCGATGAGATGATGGATCGCGTCGTCGCCCGGATGGCGGCCGCCATGGGCGAGGGCGTCCAGGAGTTGGAGCGGGTCAACTGCCACCACAACTTCACCGAGCGCGAACGGCACTTCGGCAAGGACGTCTGGGTCTCCCGGAAGGGTGCCATCAAGGCCGACGAGGGACTCGCGGGCCTGATCCCCGGGTCCATGGGCACCGCCAGCTACGTCGTCAGCGGGCTGGGTAACCCGGTGTCGCTCAACTCGGCACCGCACGGTGCCGGACGGGCGTTCTCGAGGTCGCAGGCGCGGCGGACGTTCACGCGCGAACAGTTGCGGGAGTCGATGCGGGGCATCGAGTACCGCGACACCGACGCGTTCATCGACGAGATCCCCGCGGCCTACAAGCCGATCGACCAGGTGATGGCCGACTCGGCTGGGCTGGTCGAGATCCGCCACACGCTGCACCAGTTGGTCAACGTGAAGGGCGACTGA
- a CDS encoding maleylpyruvate isomerase family mycothiol-dependent enzyme, whose product MSYEATHVIRAEARRLADVIRGIDAATPVPTCPGWNADDLLWHLTEVHLFWASVISSGATSDAEVERLEAAQPPRPATRAEVLDRRERATEDLIAALLSGPLDAPSWSWFPGDKSVGFTERMQPHEATIHRVDAELTAGLPISPIDPEVAGRGIDHVLDVMWNWVPADATRTPLGVVELRPTDEEPRLVELYRWNGTAWGNDFVDQIGGGRAPEGAVPAAVIAGPAQELDMLVWSRPATTTREGDAALLSAFDELIAFGIQ is encoded by the coding sequence ATGAGCTACGAAGCCACGCATGTGATCAGGGCCGAGGCGCGCCGCCTCGCCGACGTGATCCGGGGGATCGACGCCGCAACGCCGGTCCCGACCTGCCCGGGCTGGAACGCAGACGACCTGCTGTGGCACCTCACCGAGGTCCACCTGTTCTGGGCGTCGGTCATTTCGTCCGGGGCGACAAGCGACGCCGAGGTCGAACGGCTCGAGGCAGCCCAGCCGCCGCGCCCCGCGACCCGCGCGGAGGTGCTCGACCGTCGCGAGCGCGCCACCGAGGACCTGATCGCCGCGCTGCTGTCCGGCCCCCTCGACGCGCCGTCGTGGAGTTGGTTCCCCGGCGACAAGAGCGTCGGGTTCACCGAGCGGATGCAGCCGCACGAGGCCACCATCCATCGCGTCGACGCCGAACTGACCGCCGGGCTGCCGATCTCGCCGATCGACCCGGAGGTCGCGGGTCGCGGGATCGACCACGTCCTCGACGTGATGTGGAACTGGGTGCCGGCAGACGCCACGCGCACCCCGCTCGGCGTCGTCGAACTGCGCCCCACCGACGAAGAGCCCCGGCTCGTCGAGCTGTACCGGTGGAACGGGACCGCCTGGGGCAACGACTTCGTCGACCAGATCGGCGGCGGCAGGGCTCCCGAGGGCGCTGTGCCCGCGGCCGTGATCGCAGGGCCCGCCCAGGAACTCGACATGCTCGTCTGGTCGCGGCCGGCCACCACCACCCGCGAGGGTGACGCCGCGCTGCTGAGCGCCTTCGACGAACTGATCGCCTTCGGCATCCAGTAG
- the aroB gene encoding 3-dehydroquinate synthase has protein sequence MSGAVVRVESGLGPYDVTIAGGALAALPSLVADASRVAVIHPAPLAALAERVAALVDRPATLIAVPDAEAAKTPQVLADCWDALAAAGFTRNDLVIGVGGGTTTDLAGFVAASWLRGVGYVSVPTSVLGMVDAAVGGKTGINLTAGKNLVGAFYEPRAVLCDLDLLGGLAPEEVASGLAEVVKCGFISDPEILRLASEDLADSRDVTSDRFAELVRRAIAVKAGVVAADFTEATSVGDNVGREALNYGHTLGHAIEKHAGFTWRHGQAISVGMAWMARVSRDLLGLDDDTVALHDELLGGLGLPLSYPAPFSDLRPIMSLDKKARGSSLRLVGLRAVGSVTALADPDEDVLSRSYAELV, from the coding sequence GTGAGCGGCGCCGTCGTCCGGGTCGAGTCGGGGCTCGGACCCTACGACGTGACCATCGCGGGCGGCGCCCTCGCGGCGCTTCCCTCCCTCGTCGCGGACGCCAGCCGGGTCGCCGTCATCCATCCCGCGCCGCTCGCGGCGCTGGCCGAACGGGTCGCCGCGCTGGTCGATCGCCCCGCGACGCTGATCGCCGTGCCGGACGCGGAGGCCGCCAAGACCCCGCAGGTGCTCGCCGACTGCTGGGACGCGCTCGCGGCGGCCGGGTTCACCCGCAACGATCTGGTGATCGGCGTCGGCGGCGGCACCACGACAGACCTCGCAGGCTTCGTCGCCGCCTCCTGGCTGCGTGGCGTCGGCTACGTCAGCGTCCCGACGTCGGTGCTCGGCATGGTCGACGCGGCGGTCGGCGGCAAGACGGGGATCAACCTGACGGCGGGCAAGAACCTGGTCGGCGCGTTCTACGAGCCGCGCGCGGTGCTGTGCGACCTCGATCTGCTCGGCGGGCTGGCCCCCGAAGAGGTCGCCTCCGGGCTCGCGGAGGTCGTCAAGTGCGGCTTCATCTCCGACCCGGAGATTCTGCGACTCGCCTCGGAGGACCTCGCAGACAGCCGCGACGTGACCAGCGACCGGTTCGCCGAACTCGTCCGCCGGGCGATCGCCGTCAAGGCGGGGGTCGTCGCCGCGGACTTCACCGAGGCCACCTCCGTCGGCGACAACGTCGGGCGTGAGGCCCTCAACTACGGCCACACCCTTGGCCACGCCATCGAGAAGCACGCGGGCTTCACCTGGCGGCACGGCCAGGCGATCAGCGTCGGGATGGCCTGGATGGCGCGCGTCTCCCGCGACCTGCTGGGCCTCGACGACGACACCGTCGCGCTGCACGACGAACTGCTCGGCGGGCTCGGGCTACCACTCAGCTACCCGGCACCGTTCTCCGACCTCAGACCCATCATGAGCCTCGACAAGAAGGCCCGCGGGTCGTCGCTGCGGCTGGTCGGGCTCCGCGCCGTCGGGTCCGTCACGGCGCTCGCCGACCCGGACGAGGACGTGCTCTCCCGCAGCTACGCGGAACTTGTCTGA
- a CDS encoding shikimate kinase encodes MSIVLIGAPGAGKSSVGRRLARKLGKTYVDVDHRIEEVMGKPIAEIFADEGETYFRALEQEATVELLDTFDVLSLGGGSVMNPEIRSALAGHDIVWLKVSIGQASRRVGLNTARPLLLGNVRGRLIELLRERTPVYEALATQIIETDGRGSSEIADQLARERGWDGQQ; translated from the coding sequence ATGAGCATCGTCCTGATCGGCGCCCCGGGCGCCGGAAAGTCGTCCGTCGGCAGGCGACTTGCCCGAAAGCTCGGCAAGACCTATGTCGACGTCGATCACCGCATCGAGGAGGTGATGGGCAAGCCCATCGCCGAGATCTTCGCCGACGAGGGGGAGACCTACTTCCGCGCCCTCGAGCAGGAGGCGACCGTCGAACTGCTGGACACCTTCGACGTGCTGTCCCTCGGTGGCGGCTCCGTCATGAACCCCGAGATCCGTTCGGCGCTCGCCGGCCACGACATCGTCTGGCTGAAGGTCTCCATCGGGCAGGCAAGCCGCCGGGTCGGCCTGAACACTGCACGGCCACTTCTGCTCGGCAACGTGCGGGGCCGGCTAATCGAACTGCTGCGCGAACGCACCCCCGTCTACGAGGCCCTCGCCACCCAGATCATCGAGACCGACGGCCGCGGCTCCTCCGAGATCGCCGACCAGTTGGCCCGCGAACGCGGGTGGGACGGGCAGCAGTGA
- a CDS encoding shikimate dehydrogenase family protein encodes MLGEQGLLLMFAGVVGDPAGHSLSPAIHRDGYRSNGLEWRYDAYTVTAEELDGFVTARLDDPAWAGLSVTAPHKEAILAYGAPDEASRLVGGGNTLVFGAEPAVYNTDVPGFAVAWRAHGLADPRRAALLGNGATARSIVLALARMGLRELVVLARRPERAASLISLAADLGVDAQVRLLGDAVEPVDLVASTIPADAAAPHATDLAGSARVVFDVVYDPWPTPLTDAAAVEGRMVLNGLDLLAGQAVDQFRLLTGHAVTFEQCRSAAGRELKRRASL; translated from the coding sequence GTGCTCGGAGAACAAGGGCTCCTGCTGATGTTCGCGGGCGTCGTCGGCGACCCGGCGGGCCACTCCCTGTCTCCCGCGATCCACCGCGACGGATACCGCTCCAACGGGCTGGAATGGCGCTACGACGCCTACACCGTCACCGCAGAGGAGCTCGACGGCTTCGTCACGGCCCGCCTCGACGACCCCGCGTGGGCCGGGCTGAGCGTGACGGCGCCTCACAAGGAGGCGATCCTCGCCTACGGCGCCCCGGACGAGGCCTCCCGCTTGGTCGGTGGAGGAAACACGCTCGTCTTCGGCGCAGAGCCAGCCGTCTACAACACCGATGTGCCCGGCTTCGCGGTGGCGTGGCGAGCCCACGGCCTCGCCGACCCGCGCCGCGCAGCGCTGCTCGGCAACGGTGCGACCGCGCGTTCCATCGTCCTCGCGCTGGCCCGGATGGGGCTGCGCGAGCTCGTGGTGCTCGCCCGTCGACCCGAACGGGCCGCCTCCCTGATCAGCCTGGCAGCCGACCTCGGCGTCGACGCGCAGGTCCGACTCCTCGGCGACGCCGTCGAACCGGTCGACCTGGTCGCCAGCACCATCCCCGCCGACGCGGCGGCACCGCACGCCACCGACCTGGCGGGCTCCGCCCGTGTCGTGTTCGACGTGGTCTACGACCCGTGGCCCACCCCGCTGACCGACGCAGCCGCCGTCGAGGGTCGAATGGTGCTCAACGGCCTGGACCTGCTCGCCGGGCAGGCCGTCGACCAGTTCAGGCTGCTGACGGGGCACGCCGTCACCTTCGAGCAGTGCCGTTCGGCAGCCGGTCGCGAACTGAAGCGACGCGCGTCACTCTGA